In Mercurialis annua linkage group LG6, ddMerAnnu1.2, whole genome shotgun sequence, the following are encoded in one genomic region:
- the LOC126653869 gene encoding uncharacterized protein LOC126653869 isoform X1: protein MGTRRATMGTRSWRIICRMRRWYMERYFFRVLLLVLLLVNARLLWWAYSTIRSSTAASILIRSQSSTWCCGCDKITIFCDEITVFSLGVAHVSAKQKYLVFYHVSRFCFDLFV from the exons ATGGGCACCCGGAGGGCCACAATGGGGACCAGGTCCTGGAGGATTATTTGTAGGATGCGCCGATGGTATATGGAGCGCTATTTCTTCCGT GTTCTATTGCTTGTGCTGTTGTTGGTTAATGCAAGACTGCTTTGGTGGGCCTATTCCACCATACGCTCCTCCACCGCCGCCTCCATTCTGATCCGCTCACAATCCTCTACTTGGTGTTGCGGCTGtgacaaaataacaattttctgTGATGAAATAACAGTTTTTTCTCTTGGTGTTGCGCATGTATCAGCAAAGCAAAAGTATCTCGTTTTCTATCATGTCAGCAGATTTTGTTTTGATCTTTTCGTGTAA
- the LOC126653869 gene encoding uncharacterized protein LOC126653869 isoform X2 has protein sequence MVYGALFLPLNLQVLLLVLLLVNARLLWWAYSTIRSSTAASILIRSQSSTWCCGCDKITIFCDEITVFSLGVAHVSAKQKYLVFYHVSRFCFDLFV, from the exons ATGGTATATGGAGCGCTATTTCTTCCGT TGAATTTGCAGGTTCTATTGCTTGTGCTGTTGTTGGTTAATGCAAGACTGCTTTGGTGGGCCTATTCCACCATACGCTCCTCCACCGCCGCCTCCATTCTGATCCGCTCACAATCCTCTACTTGGTGTTGCGGCTGtgacaaaataacaattttctgTGATGAAATAACAGTTTTTTCTCTTGGTGTTGCGCATGTATCAGCAAAGCAAAAGTATCTCGTTTTCTATCATGTCAGCAGATTTTGTTTTGATCTTTTCGTGTAA
- the LOC126653865 gene encoding tubby-like F-box protein 3 isoform X2 — MSFKSILQDMRGEFGSISRKGFDVKFGYGMRSRSQRVVQDSSFVAVDAFKQSCWANMPPELLRDVIMRIEASESSWPDRKNVISCAGVCRNWREIMKETVKTLEVSGKLTFPISLKQPGPRDSLLQCYIKRNRSNQTYYLYLSLNQASNDNGKFLLAARRCRRPTCTDYIISLNYQDVSRGSSTYIGKLRSNFLGTKFTIYDAQPPTIGAKVAKCRSSRVVNMKQVSPRVPAGNYPVAHVTYELNVLGSRGPRRMQCIMDGIPASAVDPGGVAPTQTEFMHSNMDSLPSLPFFRSKSIRTDNTQSGPLSSNKDAMLVLRNKAPRWHEQLQCWCLNFNGRVTVASVKNFQLVASVDNGGGNRQEHENVILQFGKVGKDVFTMDYQYPISAFQAFAICLSSFDTKIACE; from the exons ATGTCGTTTAAGAGTATTCTTCAGGATATGAGGGGTGAATTTGGGAGTATTTCTAGAAAAGGATTTGATGTGAAATTTGGATATGGGATGCGATCCAGGTCTCAGAGGGTAGTTCAAGATAGCTCCTTTGTGGCTGTTGATGCTTTTAAGCAGAGTTGTTGGGCTAATATGCCTCCTGAGCTTTTGAGGGATGTTATCATGAGAATTGAGGCTTCTGAGAGTAGCTGGCCTGACCGGAAGAATGTGATTTCGTGTGCTGGTGTTTGTAGGAATTGGAGGGAAATTATGAAGGAGACTGTTAAAACTCTTGAGGTTTCGGGCAAATTGACGTTTCCGATCTCGTTGAAGCAG CCTGGACCAAGGGACTCCCTTCTTCAATGCTACATCAAACGGAATCGTAGCAACCAAACATATTATCTTTACCTCAGCCTAAATCAAG CTTCAAATGATAATGGTAAGTTCCTTCTTGCTGCCCGGAGGTGCAGGCGGCCTACTTGCACAGATTACATCATTTCTTTAAATTATCAAGATGTGTCTAGAGGAAGCAGCACCTACATTGGAAAGCTAAG ATCAAATTTTCTGGGAACCAAGTTTACTATCTATGATGCGCAACCTCCAACTATTGGTGCCAAAGTTGCCAAATGTCGCTCCAGTCGGGTAGTTAATATGAAACAGGTCTCACCCAGGGTTCCTGCAGGGAACTATCCCGTAGCACATGTCACATATGAGTTGAATGTCTTGGGGTCAAG AGGTCCAAGGAGAATGCAGTGTATTATGGATGGCATCCCTGCTTCTGCTGTTGATCCCGGAGGAGTGGCCCCCACGCAGACTGAGTTTATGCATAGCAATATGGATTCTCTGCCGTCACTTCCCTTTTTTAGATCCAAGTCTATCCGAACAGATAATACCCAGTCTGGTCCTTTATCTAGTAATAAGGATGCAATGCTAGTGCTAAGAAACAAGGCACCTAGGTGGCATGAGCAACTTCAGTGCTGGTGTCTGAATTTCAACGGGCGTGTGACGGTTGCTTCAGTTAAGAATTTTCAGCTGGTTGCTTCTGTGGACAATGGAGGTGGTAACAGGCAAGAGCATGAGAATGTTATACTTCAATTTGGAAAAGTGGGGAAGGATGTGTTTACAATGGATTATCAGTATCCAATCTCAGCATTCCAGGCGTTTGCTATATGCCTTAGTAGCTTTGACACTAAGATTGCTTGTGAATGA
- the LOC126653865 gene encoding tubby-like F-box protein 3 isoform X1 yields MSFKSILQDMRGEFGSISRKGFDVKFGYGMRSRSQRVVQDSSFVAVDAFKQSCWANMPPELLRDVIMRIEASESSWPDRKNVISCAGVCRNWREIMKETVKTLEVSGKLTFPISLKQPGPRDSLLQCYIKRNRSNQTYYLYLSLNQAASNDNGKFLLAARRCRRPTCTDYIISLNYQDVSRGSSTYIGKLRSNFLGTKFTIYDAQPPTIGAKVAKCRSSRVVNMKQVSPRVPAGNYPVAHVTYELNVLGSRGPRRMQCIMDGIPASAVDPGGVAPTQTEFMHSNMDSLPSLPFFRSKSIRTDNTQSGPLSSNKDAMLVLRNKAPRWHEQLQCWCLNFNGRVTVASVKNFQLVASVDNGGGNRQEHENVILQFGKVGKDVFTMDYQYPISAFQAFAICLSSFDTKIACE; encoded by the exons ATGTCGTTTAAGAGTATTCTTCAGGATATGAGGGGTGAATTTGGGAGTATTTCTAGAAAAGGATTTGATGTGAAATTTGGATATGGGATGCGATCCAGGTCTCAGAGGGTAGTTCAAGATAGCTCCTTTGTGGCTGTTGATGCTTTTAAGCAGAGTTGTTGGGCTAATATGCCTCCTGAGCTTTTGAGGGATGTTATCATGAGAATTGAGGCTTCTGAGAGTAGCTGGCCTGACCGGAAGAATGTGATTTCGTGTGCTGGTGTTTGTAGGAATTGGAGGGAAATTATGAAGGAGACTGTTAAAACTCTTGAGGTTTCGGGCAAATTGACGTTTCCGATCTCGTTGAAGCAG CCTGGACCAAGGGACTCCCTTCTTCAATGCTACATCAAACGGAATCGTAGCAACCAAACATATTATCTTTACCTCAGCCTAAATCAAG CAGCTTCAAATGATAATGGTAAGTTCCTTCTTGCTGCCCGGAGGTGCAGGCGGCCTACTTGCACAGATTACATCATTTCTTTAAATTATCAAGATGTGTCTAGAGGAAGCAGCACCTACATTGGAAAGCTAAG ATCAAATTTTCTGGGAACCAAGTTTACTATCTATGATGCGCAACCTCCAACTATTGGTGCCAAAGTTGCCAAATGTCGCTCCAGTCGGGTAGTTAATATGAAACAGGTCTCACCCAGGGTTCCTGCAGGGAACTATCCCGTAGCACATGTCACATATGAGTTGAATGTCTTGGGGTCAAG AGGTCCAAGGAGAATGCAGTGTATTATGGATGGCATCCCTGCTTCTGCTGTTGATCCCGGAGGAGTGGCCCCCACGCAGACTGAGTTTATGCATAGCAATATGGATTCTCTGCCGTCACTTCCCTTTTTTAGATCCAAGTCTATCCGAACAGATAATACCCAGTCTGGTCCTTTATCTAGTAATAAGGATGCAATGCTAGTGCTAAGAAACAAGGCACCTAGGTGGCATGAGCAACTTCAGTGCTGGTGTCTGAATTTCAACGGGCGTGTGACGGTTGCTTCAGTTAAGAATTTTCAGCTGGTTGCTTCTGTGGACAATGGAGGTGGTAACAGGCAAGAGCATGAGAATGTTATACTTCAATTTGGAAAAGTGGGGAAGGATGTGTTTACAATGGATTATCAGTATCCAATCTCAGCATTCCAGGCGTTTGCTATATGCCTTAGTAGCTTTGACACTAAGATTGCTTGTGAATGA
- the LOC126653864 gene encoding sodium/hydrogen exchanger 1-like isoform X1 gives MMGLGLVSIIKSGPDEGHVDSITLFVALLCACILIGHLFEKNRWVNESITALLIGLCTGVLILVATKGKSSHVFLFNEELFFIYVLPPIIFNAGFQVKKKQFFRNFSTIMLFGVVGTLISFIIISLGSLQLFKKLGIDFLDTVDYLALGAIFSATDSVCTLQVLNQEETPFLYSLVFGEGVVNDATAVVLFNAIQRFDLSHITSSIALQLFANFLYLFVSSTVLGVAVGLVCAFIIKKLYFGRHSTDREVSLMILMAYLSYITAELLNLSAILTVFFCGISMSHYTWHNVTENSRVTTKHAFATLSFIAEIFIFLYVGMDALDMEKWRSVRNSPGTSAGASSILLGLVLVGRAAFVFPLSFISNLIKNSPSDRIGSKQQVVIWWAGLMRGSVSMALAYNKFTKSGHTQLLGNAILITSTITVVLFSTVVFGMMTKPLMRKLLPEKRSSSLLPSEAADLKSISSPLLSNGNGKDEEHDARSESDNIARPTSLRMLLTAPTNSVHYYWRRFDDSIMRPVFGGSGILPYLPALPTEETLLY, from the exons ATGATGGGGTTAGGTTTGGTGTCGATTATAAAATCAGGACCGGATGAAGGTCATGTTGATTCAATTACTTTATTCGTGGCTTTGCTTTGTGCTTGCATTTTAATTGGCCATCTTTTTGAGAAGAATCGATGGGTTAACGAATCAATTACTGCTCTTCTCATT GGTCTATGTACTGGGGTTCTAATCTTGGTAGCAACTAAAGGAAAAAGCTCACACGTTTTTCTATTTAATGAAGAGCTTTTCTTTATATATGTTCTTCCACCTATCATCTTCAATGCTGG TTTCCAGGTGAAAAAGAAGCAATTTTTCAGAAATTTTAGCACAATCATGTTATTTGGTGTTGTTGGGACTTTAATATCCTTCATCATCATATCACTGG GTTCATTGCAGTTATTCAAGAAATTAGGTATTGATTTCTTGGATACAGTGGATTATCTAG CATTGGGAGCAATATTTTCAGCTACAGATTCAGTTTGCACCTTACAG GTGCTGAATCAGGAAGAAACACCATTTCTCTACAGTCTAGTATTTGGGGAAGGTGTGGTAAATGATGCCACAGCTGTTGTACTATTCAACGCAATCCAGCGATTCGACCTCTCTCACATCACCTCAAGCATTGCTTTGCAGCTCTTTGCCAATTTCTTATATTTGTTTGTTAGCAGCACCGTGCTTGGTGTGGCG GTTGGATTAGTTTGTGCTTTCATCATAAAGAAGTTATACTTTGGCAG GCACTCAACGGATCGTGAAGTTTCTCTGATGATTCTCATGGCTTATCTTTCGTATATCACGGCTGAA CTTCTTAATTTGAGTGCAATTCTCACCGTCTTCTTCTGTGGGATCTCAATGTCACACTACACGTGGCATAATGTGACTGAAAATTCAAGAGTCACTACCAA ACATGCTTTTGCAACGCTATCGTTCATTGCAGAGATTTTCATCTTCCTCTATGTTGGTATGGATGCTTTAGACATGGAGAAGTGGAGATCTGTGAGGAACAG TCCCGGCACATCAGCAGGGGCGAGTTCGATACTTCTTGGGCTAGTTCTTGTCGGAAGGGCCGCTTTTGTATTTCCGTTGTCCTTCATATCAAATCTGATCAAGAATTCTCCAAGTGACAGAATCGGATCAAAGCAACAG GTTGTGATATGGTGGGCCGGACTCATGCGAGGATCTGTATCTATGGCACTTGCTTACAATAAG TTTACCAAGTCAGGGCATACTCAACTTTTAGGCAATGCAATCCTGATAACCAGCACAATTACAGTTGTTCTTTTTAGTACTGTG GTATTCGGCATGATGACTAAACCTCTTATGAGGAAGTTGCTGCCAGAGAAACGATCAAGCAGCTTGTTACCTTCCGAAGCAGCTGACTTGAAATCAATTTCTTCGCCGCTTCTTTCTAATGGTaacggaaaagacgaagaaCATGACGCGAGGAGTGAAAGTGATAATATTGCTCGACCAACGAGTCTACGAATGCTTCTCACAGCTCCAACAAATTCTGTGCATTATTATTGGCGGAGATTCGATGATTCTATAATGCGTCCTGTATTTGGTGGCAGCGGAATTTTGCCATATCTCCCTGCCTTACCAACAGAAGAGACTCTTCTTTACTAA
- the LOC126653864 gene encoding sodium/hydrogen exchanger 1-like isoform X2: protein MLFGVVGTLISFIIISLGSLQLFKKLGIDFLDTVDYLALGAIFSATDSVCTLQVLNQEETPFLYSLVFGEGVVNDATAVVLFNAIQRFDLSHITSSIALQLFANFLYLFVSSTVLGVAVGLVCAFIIKKLYFGRHSTDREVSLMILMAYLSYITAELLNLSAILTVFFCGISMSHYTWHNVTENSRVTTKHAFATLSFIAEIFIFLYVGMDALDMEKWRSVRNSPGTSAGASSILLGLVLVGRAAFVFPLSFISNLIKNSPSDRIGSKQQVVIWWAGLMRGSVSMALAYNKFTKSGHTQLLGNAILITSTITVVLFSTVVFGMMTKPLMRKLLPEKRSSSLLPSEAADLKSISSPLLSNGNGKDEEHDARSESDNIARPTSLRMLLTAPTNSVHYYWRRFDDSIMRPVFGGSGILPYLPALPTEETLLY, encoded by the exons ATGTTATTTGGTGTTGTTGGGACTTTAATATCCTTCATCATCATATCACTGG GTTCATTGCAGTTATTCAAGAAATTAGGTATTGATTTCTTGGATACAGTGGATTATCTAG CATTGGGAGCAATATTTTCAGCTACAGATTCAGTTTGCACCTTACAG GTGCTGAATCAGGAAGAAACACCATTTCTCTACAGTCTAGTATTTGGGGAAGGTGTGGTAAATGATGCCACAGCTGTTGTACTATTCAACGCAATCCAGCGATTCGACCTCTCTCACATCACCTCAAGCATTGCTTTGCAGCTCTTTGCCAATTTCTTATATTTGTTTGTTAGCAGCACCGTGCTTGGTGTGGCG GTTGGATTAGTTTGTGCTTTCATCATAAAGAAGTTATACTTTGGCAG GCACTCAACGGATCGTGAAGTTTCTCTGATGATTCTCATGGCTTATCTTTCGTATATCACGGCTGAA CTTCTTAATTTGAGTGCAATTCTCACCGTCTTCTTCTGTGGGATCTCAATGTCACACTACACGTGGCATAATGTGACTGAAAATTCAAGAGTCACTACCAA ACATGCTTTTGCAACGCTATCGTTCATTGCAGAGATTTTCATCTTCCTCTATGTTGGTATGGATGCTTTAGACATGGAGAAGTGGAGATCTGTGAGGAACAG TCCCGGCACATCAGCAGGGGCGAGTTCGATACTTCTTGGGCTAGTTCTTGTCGGAAGGGCCGCTTTTGTATTTCCGTTGTCCTTCATATCAAATCTGATCAAGAATTCTCCAAGTGACAGAATCGGATCAAAGCAACAG GTTGTGATATGGTGGGCCGGACTCATGCGAGGATCTGTATCTATGGCACTTGCTTACAATAAG TTTACCAAGTCAGGGCATACTCAACTTTTAGGCAATGCAATCCTGATAACCAGCACAATTACAGTTGTTCTTTTTAGTACTGTG GTATTCGGCATGATGACTAAACCTCTTATGAGGAAGTTGCTGCCAGAGAAACGATCAAGCAGCTTGTTACCTTCCGAAGCAGCTGACTTGAAATCAATTTCTTCGCCGCTTCTTTCTAATGGTaacggaaaagacgaagaaCATGACGCGAGGAGTGAAAGTGATAATATTGCTCGACCAACGAGTCTACGAATGCTTCTCACAGCTCCAACAAATTCTGTGCATTATTATTGGCGGAGATTCGATGATTCTATAATGCGTCCTGTATTTGGTGGCAGCGGAATTTTGCCATATCTCCCTGCCTTACCAACAGAAGAGACTCTTCTTTACTAA
- the LOC126653866 gene encoding protein NETWORKED 3C-like → MVEMRKKESSQWWWFDSHHTSLCSPWLQSTLGELDKKTKAMLKLIEQDADSFAQRAEMFYKKRPELINLVEDFYRTHRSLAERYDQLKSDSGNRLLTTLGSPFSNKYESQKFMVGTERSYDSHSETYDLESDSAESEIDDPEPEDETQSAEEMGENNDPEEQEKIGDTDKTETKTETKDEEVMKLREEIERLEEEKRIQKEQLLQKDEEKREVIRQLSFAMEAIKLENVKLRKCVARDSSKKTTGFDFDKLKEVFSGKFFVGSSRNRVTAIAL, encoded by the exons ATGGTGGAGAtgagaaagaaagaaagttCACAGTGGTGGTGGTTTGATTCACACCACACTTCACTCTGCTCTCCATGGCTGCAATCAACTCTTGGCG AGCTTGACAAGAAGACAAAGGCAATGCTGAAACTGATAGAGCAAGATGCAGATTCCTTTGCTCAACGTGCAGAGATGTTTTATAAGAAACGACCCGAGTTAATTAACTTGGTTGAAGATTTCTACAGAACTCATCGCTCATTAGCAGAAAGATACGATCAACTAAAGTCCGACTCTGGAAACCGCCTCCTAACAACTCTAGGATCGCCCTTTTCGAACAAATATGAATCCCAGAAGTTTATGGTTGGAACAGAGCGAAGCTACGACAGTCATTCTGAAACTTATGACCTCGAGTCGGATTCTGCTGAGTCTGAAATCGATGATCCTGAACCAGAAGATGAAACTCAATCTGCAGAAGAGATGGGAGAAAACAATGATCCTGAAGAACAAGAAAAAATTGGAGATACTGACAAAACTGAAACGAAGACAGAAACAAAAGACGAGGAAGTGATGAAGCTGCGGGAAGAAATAGAAAGACTCGAGGAAGAGAAGAGGATCCAGAAGGAACAACTTCTGCAGAAAGATGAAGAGAAGAGAGAAGTAATAAGACAGCTCAGTTTCGCGATGGAAGCTATTAAGCTAGAGAATGTGAAGCTGAGGAAGTGTGTAGCCAGAGATTCCTCCAAGAAAACGaccggttttgatttcgataaGCTGAAAGAGGTTTTTTCGGGAAAGTTTTTCGTTGGATCTTCAAGAAATCGTGTTACCGCTATAGCTCTCTAG
- the LOC126653868 gene encoding classical arabinogalactan protein 26, whose translation MASFSSFFPTLMLFIITTHFSTTIYALNSKLVQFSTISAAPAILPESPLSSPSPTQALSPDIQPILPTTGGASVPSPADSSLPTIPANPSPPNPDVFYPEAPGPEDGISPSGSLPVASAVCLSSWFGLHFLGVLVFCLVQGFGL comes from the coding sequence atgGCTTCCTTTTCCTCATTCTTCCCAACTTTGATGCTTTTCATAATAACAACTCATTTTTCTACTACTATCTATGCTTTAAATTCCAAGCTAGTACAATTCTCTACTATATCAGCAGCACCTGCCATTTTACCAGAATCTCCCTTATCTTCTCCATCTCCAACTCAAGCTTTATCTCCTGATATTCAGCCTATTTTACCTACTACTGGAGGAGCCTCAGTTCCTTCTCCAGCTGACTCATCTCTGCCAACTATTCCTGCAAATCCTAGCCCTCCAAATCCTGATGTTTTTTATCCTGAAGCTCCTGGTCCTGAAGATGGAATTTCACCATCTGGATCCTTGCCGGTTGCTTCTGCTGTTTGTTTAAGTTCATGGTTTGGTCTGCATTTTCTTGGGGTTCTGGTGTTTTGCTTAGTGCAGGGTTTTGGTTTGTGA
- the LOC126686196 gene encoding probable indole-3-pyruvate monooxygenase YUCCA10, translated as MEDKVAIIVGAGPSGLAASACLNLHSIPHIILDREDCFASLWQRYSYDRLHLHLKKRFSQLLHFPHPSSFPSYIPKDQFIQYLNDFISHFNISPLYNRLVESASFDQEIKKWTVKAKNVNSGEDEVYSARFLIVATGEACDPFVPDVEGLGSFNGEVFHSTKYKNGKAYRDKNVLVVGSGNSGMEIALDLANHGAKTSIVVRSPVHIIPREMASLGLAMLKYFSLRFVDSLLVLASKIVYGDMSKYGIIRATEGPFFSAFAYGKYPIINTGTFSKIKSGEIQVLPALESIRGNEAVFKNGSSHSFDTIIFCTAFKRSTSQWLKDDNLLNENGLSKVKYPNHWKGENGLYCVGLSRGGFNGASRDAQNAANDIKSLL; from the exons ATGGAAGATAAAGTAGCAATCATAGTAGGAGCTGGCCCTTCTGGTTTAGCAGCATCTGCATGCTTAAACCTCCATTCAATTCCTCACATAATTCTCGACAGAGAAGACTGCTTCGCTTCTCTTTGGCAAAGATATTCATACGATCGTCTTCATCTTCACTTAAAGAAACGATTCAGTCAGTTACTTCATTTTCCTCATCCTTCTTCTTTCCCTTCTTACATCCCTAAAGATCAGTTCATTCAATATTTAAACGACTTCATTTCGCATTTCAACATCTCTCCTCTGTATAATCGACTCGTTGAGTCAGCGAGTTTTGATCAAGAAATCAAGAAATGGACCGTGAAGGCGAAGAATGTGAACTCGGGTGAGGATGAAGTTTACTCGGCGAGGTTCTTGATCGTGGCGACTGGTGAAGCTTGTGATCCTTTTGTACCAGATGTTGAAGGTTTGGGGAGCTTTAATGGTGAGGTTTTTCATTCTACTAAGTATAAAAATGGTAAGGCGTATAGAGATAAGAATGTTCTGGTGGTTGGATCGGGTAACTCTGGTATGGAGATTGCTTTAGATCTTGCTAATCATGGTGCTAAAACTTCCATTGTTGTTCGTAGCCCT GTTCACATTATACCTAGGGAGATGGCTAGCTTAGGACTGGCAATGTTGAAGTATTTTTCGTTAAGGTTTGTGGACTCATTGTTGGTGTTGGCAAGCAAAATTGTTTATGGAGATATGAGCAAGTATGGAATTATTAGGGCAACAGAGGGTCCATTTTTCTCGGCATTTGCTTACGGCAAGTATCCTATTATTAATACGGGTACCTTTAGTAAGATCAAGTCCGGAGAAATTCAG GTCTTGCCTGCACTAGAAAGTATAAGAGGCAATGAGGCAGTATTTAAGAATGGCTCGTCACATTCATTTGATACAATCATATTTTGTACTGCCTTCAAAAGGTCAACCAGTCAATGGCTCAAG GATGATAACCTTTTAAATGAAAATGGATTATCAAAGGTAAAATATCCAAATCATTGGAAAGGAGAAAATGGGCTGTATTGTGTTGGACTATCAAGAGGGGGGTTTAATGGAGCAAGTAGAGATGCACAAAACGCAGCCAACGACATCAAATCTCTTCTGTAG